A genomic window from Algoriphagus sp. Y33 includes:
- a CDS encoding Ldh family oxidoreductase: protein MTYSYEQLHSFTLGMLAKIGCPDEQAKTAADVLLSADLRGVDSHGVARLSGYVRLWEKGRINATPNVRVVHETPSTAVVDGDGGLGLVVAPYAMKVAIEKAKIAGTGWVSVKNSNHYGIAGYHAMQALDHDMIGISLTNASPLVAPTFSQERLLGTNPIAVAIPAKDQPPFVADLATTTAANGKLEILQRKGLDTPTGWVQDKDGLPTTSANGVKDGGALLPLGGDREHGSHKGYALGSVVDIFSAVLSGANYGPWVPPFVAFLEPDPNPVGEGIGHFFGAMRLDAFRPADEFKAHMDNWISRFRAAKPTPGNEKVLIPGDPERELEAIRMKEGIPLLDPVVKDLTELGERFGVKL from the coding sequence ATGACCTATTCCTATGAACAACTTCACTCATTTACGTTGGGCATGCTTGCCAAAATCGGCTGTCCGGATGAGCAAGCCAAAACGGCTGCGGATGTGCTGCTCTCAGCTGATCTCCGTGGAGTGGATAGTCATGGAGTAGCGCGACTTTCGGGGTACGTAAGATTATGGGAAAAGGGTAGAATTAATGCCACTCCTAATGTGAGGGTTGTTCATGAAACCCCTTCCACTGCTGTAGTAGATGGGGATGGAGGTCTAGGACTGGTGGTAGCTCCATATGCGATGAAAGTTGCTATTGAGAAAGCCAAAATTGCAGGTACAGGCTGGGTTTCGGTGAAAAACTCAAACCATTACGGCATTGCCGGCTATCATGCGATGCAGGCATTGGATCATGATATGATCGGGATTTCCCTGACAAACGCAAGTCCGCTGGTAGCACCGACTTTTTCTCAGGAAAGACTATTGGGAACCAATCCAATTGCAGTTGCAATACCGGCAAAAGATCAGCCTCCTTTCGTAGCAGATTTGGCTACAACTACAGCTGCCAACGGGAAATTGGAAATTTTACAACGCAAAGGGCTGGATACGCCCACAGGCTGGGTGCAGGACAAAGATGGGCTTCCCACTACATCTGCCAATGGCGTAAAAGATGGTGGAGCATTGCTTCCGTTGGGTGGAGACAGAGAGCATGGTTCGCACAAAGGATATGCACTGGGCTCCGTCGTGGACATTTTTTCCGCAGTGCTTTCAGGTGCCAATTATGGCCCATGGGTTCCTCCTTTCGTGGCATTCTTAGAACCGGATCCAAATCCTGTGGGAGAAGGAATCGGTCACTTTTTCGGAGCGATGCGTCTGGATGCATTCCGTCCTGCAGATGAATTTAAAGCCCATATGGACAATTGGATCTCTCGATTCCGTGCTGCCAAACCAACCCCAGGAAATGAAAAAGTCCTGATCCCTGGAGATCCTGAACGTGAATTGGAAGCTATTCGCATGAAAGAAGGAATTCCATTGCTTGATCCGGTGGTGAAGGACTTGACGGAATTAGGGGAACGGTTTGGAGTGAAGCTTTAG
- a CDS encoding exopolyphosphatase encodes MSTRKAAVIDMGTNTFHLLLVELDGVSFKTIYKEKIPVKLGKGGINQNTLGQDAQKRAFHTLKHFKNLIDGEHIDQVFAFATSAVRNAENGSDFVKTVKETLGINIQVLSGTEEAQMIYEGIRLSGSLNGQTELMMDIGGGSVEFIIGNSQKSLWKQSFEIGGQRLLELFHYHDPILPEEVEKLEGYLEEKLQPLIEAIKTYQPVGLVGASGTFDTLTDIYFESMLQCKLTGRHVFELPVEEYEAIHRMILSKNKEERLLIPGMIPMRVDMIVVASSLIEFILRYIEVDFITCSHYALKEGAIASLLIPEQTAL; translated from the coding sequence ATGAGTACCCGAAAGGCGGCGGTAATAGACATGGGCACCAATACATTTCATTTGTTATTGGTAGAACTAGATGGTGTAAGTTTTAAAACAATTTACAAGGAGAAAATCCCTGTCAAATTGGGTAAAGGCGGCATCAATCAAAATACACTTGGCCAAGATGCCCAAAAAAGAGCTTTTCATACGCTCAAACATTTCAAAAACCTGATCGATGGGGAACACATAGATCAGGTTTTTGCTTTTGCTACCAGTGCGGTTCGAAATGCCGAAAATGGCTCCGATTTTGTCAAAACCGTCAAAGAAACCCTTGGAATTAATATCCAAGTACTTTCCGGCACAGAAGAGGCCCAGATGATCTATGAAGGAATCCGACTTTCAGGCTCACTTAATGGTCAAACAGAACTTATGATGGATATCGGAGGCGGTTCCGTAGAATTTATCATCGGCAATAGTCAGAAGTCACTATGGAAGCAAAGTTTTGAAATAGGAGGCCAGCGTCTATTGGAGCTTTTTCACTATCATGATCCTATTTTGCCTGAAGAAGTTGAAAAACTTGAAGGCTATTTGGAAGAGAAGCTCCAACCTTTGATTGAGGCTATTAAAACCTACCAACCGGTTGGACTAGTGGGAGCTTCGGGAACTTTCGATACGCTGACAGATATTTATTTCGAATCGATGCTTCAGTGTAAACTCACCGGGCGACATGTATTCGAGTTACCCGTGGAAGAGTATGAGGCTATTCATCGTATGATTCTGAGCAAAAACAAGGAAGAACGTCTGCTGATTCCAGGAATGATCCCTATGCGTGTGGACATGATCGTGGTCGCCTCAAGTCTGATTGAATTTATTCTACGTTACATTGAGGTGGATTTTATCACCTGCTCACATTATGCCTTGAAGGAAGGCGCTATCGCATCCTTGCTGATTCCGGAGCAAACGGCCCTTTAA
- a CDS encoding acyl-CoA carboxylase subunit beta yields the protein MDNQNKPNYTLPGKEGKIELLKKKNAEALLGGGEMRIASQHKKGKLTARERVDLLVDEGTFQEIDKFVMHRAKDFGLDKEHYLGDGVITGYGEINGRLVYVFSQDFTVFGGSLSETHAEKICKIMDMAMKNGAPVIGLNDSGGARIQEGVSSLGGYADIFYRNTLASGVVPQISAIMGPCAGGAVYSPAITDFILMVENTSYMFVTGPNVVKTVTQENVTAEELGGASAHSTKSGVTHFACANELECIQYVKKILSYLPQNCEEIAPVYSYELLEDESRKELDTLIPENPNYPYDIRDVVKGIVDENSFFEVHENFADNIVVGFARIAGRSIGVVGNQPQSMAGVLDNDASVKAARFVRTCDSFNVPLLVLVDVPGFLPGTDQEWNGIITNGAKLLYAFSEATVPRITVITRKAYGGAYDVMNSKHIGADLNFAWPTAEIAVMGAKGASEIIFKKEIAEAEDPVAKLQEKVDEYTSKFANPYRAANRGFIDEVIMPSETRIKLIRAFKMLENKVDKIPRKKHGNIPL from the coding sequence ATGGACAATCAGAATAAACCCAATTATACGTTGCCCGGGAAAGAGGGTAAAATCGAATTGCTGAAAAAGAAAAATGCAGAAGCACTTCTTGGTGGAGGAGAAATGCGGATTGCATCACAGCATAAGAAAGGCAAACTTACAGCCCGTGAGCGTGTGGATCTGCTGGTGGATGAGGGGACATTTCAAGAGATAGACAAGTTTGTGATGCATCGGGCCAAAGATTTTGGGTTGGATAAGGAACATTACCTTGGCGATGGCGTAATCACCGGATATGGCGAAATAAATGGGAGATTGGTGTATGTCTTTTCGCAGGACTTCACAGTATTCGGGGGATCGCTATCCGAAACTCATGCCGAGAAAATCTGCAAGATCATGGATATGGCCATGAAGAATGGGGCTCCTGTTATTGGGTTGAACGATTCCGGTGGAGCGAGAATCCAAGAAGGAGTAAGTTCTCTGGGAGGCTATGCCGATATATTTTATAGGAATACACTTGCTTCAGGAGTTGTTCCGCAGATTTCTGCAATTATGGGGCCTTGTGCAGGTGGGGCGGTTTACTCGCCTGCGATCACAGACTTTATACTGATGGTGGAAAATACCTCTTATATGTTTGTGACTGGGCCAAACGTGGTGAAAACTGTTACTCAGGAAAATGTCACTGCCGAGGAATTGGGTGGAGCATCGGCGCACAGTACCAAAAGCGGAGTTACGCATTTTGCCTGCGCAAATGAGTTGGAATGTATTCAGTATGTAAAAAAGATACTGAGCTATTTGCCACAAAACTGTGAGGAAATTGCTCCTGTTTATTCATATGAGCTTTTGGAAGATGAAAGCAGAAAAGAATTAGACACCTTAATACCGGAGAATCCCAACTATCCATATGATATCCGTGATGTGGTGAAAGGCATTGTTGATGAGAATTCATTCTTTGAAGTGCATGAAAATTTTGCCGATAATATTGTAGTTGGTTTTGCCAGAATAGCCGGTAGGAGCATAGGCGTAGTGGGAAACCAGCCCCAATCCATGGCAGGAGTTTTGGATAATGATGCCTCTGTCAAGGCAGCAAGATTTGTCAGAACTTGCGATAGCTTTAATGTCCCGCTGTTGGTATTGGTTGATGTTCCGGGGTTTTTGCCGGGAACGGATCAAGAATGGAATGGGATCATCACAAATGGGGCAAAATTACTGTATGCATTTTCAGAGGCTACCGTGCCGAGGATTACTGTTATTACCAGAAAAGCGTACGGAGGAGCATATGATGTGATGAATTCAAAGCATATCGGGGCTGATTTGAACTTTGCTTGGCCCACAGCCGAAATTGCAGTGATGGGAGCGAAGGGAGCATCAGAGATTATTTTCAAGAAGGAAATCGCTGAAGCTGAAGATCCTGTCGCCAAACTTCAAGAAAAAGTGGATGAGTACACGTCCAAATTTGCAAATCCCTATCGGGCAGCGAATCGGGGCTTCATTGACGAAGTAATCATGCCATCCGAGACACGTATCAAATTAATCAGAGCATTCAAAATGCTGGAAAATAAGGTGGATAAAATCCCGAGGAAAAAGCATGGGAATATTCCGCTTTAA
- a CDS encoding M42 family metallopeptidase — protein sequence MDSNTFLYNYLNNASPTGFEASGQQIWLDYVRPFVDDYFTDNYGTAVAVINPKAEYKVVIEAHADEISWFVNYIKDDGYIYVRRNGGSDHMIAPSMRVNIHTDKGMIPGVFGWPAIHVRKDGKEDTPTLDNIFIDVGARTKDEVEEMGIHVGCVITFKDELTELNGKFYSGRALDNRIGGYMIAQVARRIKENKKKLPFGLYIVNAVQEEIGLRGAQMIAAKIKPNAAIITDVCHDTTAPLYNKVVSGDFTAGNGPVLTYGASVHKKLLDLIIATARKREIPFQRSAASRVTGTDTDAFAYSNEGVPSALISLPLKYMHTTVETASKDDIEQVINLMYEFLLEFDPTFDFRYIK from the coding sequence ATGGATTCGAATACCTTTTTATATAACTATCTAAACAACGCTTCCCCCACAGGCTTTGAAGCTTCAGGTCAGCAGATTTGGCTGGACTATGTTAGGCCATTTGTGGATGATTATTTCACCGACAATTATGGGACTGCTGTTGCAGTGATTAACCCGAAGGCCGAATATAAAGTGGTAATCGAAGCGCATGCCGATGAGATCAGCTGGTTTGTGAACTACATCAAAGACGACGGTTACATCTATGTACGTCGCAATGGGGGCTCGGATCATATGATCGCGCCATCTATGCGTGTGAATATTCATACGGACAAGGGAATGATTCCGGGAGTCTTTGGTTGGCCGGCCATACATGTAAGAAAAGACGGCAAAGAAGATACCCCTACTTTGGATAATATATTCATTGATGTGGGAGCCAGAACCAAGGATGAAGTGGAGGAAATGGGGATTCATGTGGGATGTGTGATCACTTTCAAAGACGAATTGACTGAACTGAATGGGAAGTTCTACTCTGGAAGAGCGCTTGATAATAGAATCGGAGGATATATGATTGCCCAAGTTGCCAGGAGAATCAAAGAGAATAAAAAGAAATTGCCCTTTGGACTCTATATAGTAAATGCTGTCCAAGAAGAGATTGGTCTTCGCGGAGCTCAAATGATTGCTGCCAAAATCAAACCCAATGCTGCAATAATTACGGATGTCTGCCACGATACTACCGCTCCTTTATATAATAAGGTGGTAAGCGGAGATTTCACGGCAGGCAACGGGCCTGTCTTGACTTACGGCGCTTCGGTGCACAAGAAGTTGCTGGATCTGATTATCGCCACGGCAAGGAAGAGAGAGATCCCTTTTCAGCGATCAGCTGCATCACGTGTGACAGGGACTGATACGGATGCTTTTGCATATTCCAATGAAGGTGTACCATCGGCTTTGATTTCCCTTCCCCTGAAGTACATGCATACTACGGTGGAGACTGCGAGCAAAGATGATATTGAGCAGGTAATTAACTTGATGTACGAGTTCCTGTTGGAGTTTGATCCCACATTTGATTTTAGATATATAAAATAA
- a CDS encoding ABC transporter substrate-binding protein: MFSTVYGLYSTIQMNYTDQLNRTIFVTDPPQRIISLVPSQTELLIDLGLEERIVGVTKFCVHPKGLKKRKAIVGGTKNYRVDVIESLKPDLIIGNKEENEQTGIEELMEKYPVWMSDIYTLEDSLQMIGHFGKMLSVQAKAEEIINQLKSDFALPLSRKGTSVYLIWKDPIMVAGVETFINKMLDFAGFENLIRIPRYPQISEEVLVDLNPEYLLLSSEPFPFKEMHIQYFQSFLPNTKIILVDGEIFSWYGSRLLKAKAYCESL, translated from the coding sequence ATGTTTTCCACGGTCTATGGGCTTTACTCTACGATTCAGATGAACTACACGGATCAGCTTAATCGCACAATCTTCGTTACTGATCCGCCTCAGCGGATTATTTCTCTTGTTCCTTCGCAGACCGAGTTATTGATAGATTTGGGTTTGGAGGAAAGGATTGTGGGAGTAACCAAATTTTGTGTTCATCCCAAAGGCTTGAAAAAGCGGAAAGCTATAGTAGGGGGGACAAAGAATTATAGGGTTGACGTAATTGAATCATTGAAGCCAGACCTTATCATAGGCAACAAGGAAGAAAATGAGCAAACCGGCATAGAAGAGCTCATGGAGAAATATCCCGTTTGGATGAGTGATATCTATACGCTGGAGGACAGTTTGCAGATGATTGGGCATTTTGGAAAAATGCTAAGCGTACAAGCCAAAGCCGAAGAAATCATCAATCAGTTGAAATCAGATTTTGCTTTACCACTTTCCAGGAAGGGAACGTCTGTCTATTTGATCTGGAAAGACCCAATTATGGTGGCTGGTGTTGAAACCTTTATAAATAAGATGCTGGATTTTGCAGGATTCGAGAACTTGATCCGGATTCCACGCTATCCTCAGATTTCAGAAGAGGTGTTAGTAGACCTGAATCCTGAATATCTTTTACTAAGCTCAGAGCCTTTTCCTTTTAAGGAAATGCATATTCAGTATTTTCAATCTTTTTTGCCTAATACGAAAATCATTCTGGTAGATGGGGAGATTTTCTCCTGGTATGGAAGTAGACTACTTAAAGCGAAAGCGTATTGTGAAAGCTTATGA
- a CDS encoding DUF1080 domain-containing protein translates to MKNTRYAWVALFALAWSCGPKPADDSVTETVVEEVLVPENSLTEEEKAEGWMLLFDGVNTDGWRAFNGDSFPSDGWTVEDGALKALGKGGDVGGDIVFAPVEFEQFEMEWTWKIAPGGNSGVLYHVVEDPKYKAPYETGPEYQMIDQLGFAEPLEKWQSIGADYAMTEPDYEGVVKPAGEWNTSKIIFSEKGSSYYLNGKKTVEFMPYSEEWTAARNSGKWNDFPDYAISKTGLISLQDHGAETWFKNIKIRKL, encoded by the coding sequence ATGAAAAATACACGATATGCATGGGTGGCCTTGTTCGCCTTGGCTTGGTCATGTGGCCCAAAACCGGCAGATGATTCAGTGACCGAAACTGTTGTTGAGGAGGTTTTGGTGCCGGAAAATTCATTGACAGAAGAAGAAAAGGCTGAGGGCTGGATGCTTCTTTTCGATGGTGTCAATACCGATGGATGGAGAGCATTTAATGGGGATAGTTTTCCGTCCGATGGCTGGACAGTAGAAGACGGCGCTTTGAAAGCCCTTGGAAAAGGAGGGGATGTCGGTGGAGATATTGTGTTTGCCCCGGTAGAATTTGAACAGTTTGAAATGGAATGGACCTGGAAAATAGCTCCCGGAGGAAATAGCGGCGTACTCTACCATGTGGTAGAAGATCCAAAGTACAAGGCTCCATACGAGACTGGGCCGGAATATCAGATGATTGATCAGCTGGGGTTTGCAGAGCCTTTGGAGAAATGGCAATCAATCGGAGCAGATTATGCTATGACTGAACCGGATTATGAAGGAGTTGTGAAGCCGGCAGGTGAATGGAACACTTCGAAAATCATTTTCTCGGAAAAAGGATCAAGCTATTACCTGAATGGAAAGAAGACTGTCGAGTTTATGCCTTATTCTGAAGAATGGACCGCAGCCCGTAATTCAGGTAAATGGAATGACTTCCCTGACTACGCTATTTCAAAAACAGGATTGATTTCCCTACAGGATCATGGTGCAGAGACCTGGTTCAAAAACATTAAAATTAGAAAACTATGA
- a CDS encoding DUF1080 domain-containing protein gives MKKLVVVMLLAASVNFAYAQKKVKLFNGKDLSGWTVYGTEKWYVEDGLLVSESGPDEDYGYLGTDEEYDDFEVTLEFKQEANGNSGVFIRSTVDGTKVSGWQVEVAPPGHDTGGIYESYGRGWLVKPDPEKDKYLKFGDWNKMKIVVKGDNVTSYLNGEEMVNFSDAKIGEGKGGICLQIHDGGGIKVYWRNIVLKKL, from the coding sequence ATGAAAAAATTAGTAGTGGTGATGCTGTTGGCGGCATCTGTGAATTTTGCGTATGCGCAGAAGAAAGTCAAACTCTTTAATGGCAAGGATCTTTCAGGCTGGACTGTTTATGGAACGGAAAAGTGGTATGTAGAGGACGGTTTGTTAGTTTCAGAAAGCGGTCCTGATGAAGATTATGGTTACTTGGGTACGGATGAAGAGTATGATGATTTTGAAGTCACACTTGAATTCAAGCAAGAAGCGAATGGAAATAGTGGGGTATTCATTCGATCTACCGTGGATGGAACAAAAGTTTCAGGTTGGCAGGTAGAAGTAGCACCTCCCGGTCATGATACCGGCGGGATCTATGAATCCTATGGTAGAGGCTGGTTGGTGAAGCCGGATCCGGAAAAAGACAAGTATTTGAAATTTGGTGATTGGAACAAAATGAAGATCGTTGTCAAAGGAGATAATGTCACATCTTATTTAAATGGAGAAGAAATGGTAAACTTCTCAGATGCCAAAATAGGTGAAGGAAAAGGCGGTATTTGCCTGCAAATCCATGATGGCGGAGGAATTAAGGTTTACTGGCGAAACATTGTTTTGAAAAAGCTTTAA
- a CDS encoding transposase, with protein sequence MEEELEEKDYLSLILPQGLLEFFKVTSAVLKDNAYHIYLEELNIHPEHLQGSKLTSKGFYEDVCVQDFPLRGKACFLNVKRRKWLNEETGKNVSRDWSLVANGTRMTGEFALFLKRNGLIHRR encoded by the coding sequence ATGGAAGAAGAATTGGAAGAAAAGGACTACCTCAGCTTGATTTTGCCTCAAGGCCTGCTTGAATTTTTCAAGGTTACTTCAGCAGTACTTAAAGACAATGCCTACCACATTTATCTGGAGGAGCTCAACATTCATCCCGAGCATCTTCAGGGATCAAAACTGACCTCAAAGGGTTTTTATGAAGACGTGTGCGTCCAGGACTTTCCGCTACGTGGGAAAGCCTGTTTTCTTAACGTAAAAAGAAGGAAGTGGCTCAATGAAGAGACAGGGAAGAATGTAAGCAGGGATTGGAGCTTGGTAGCAAACGGCACGCGGATGACAGGGGAATTCGCGCTTTTTTTAAAAAGGAACGGTTTGATTCATCGCCGGTAA
- the rplI gene encoding 50S ribosomal protein L9, protein MEIILKTDIKGLGYKNDLVDVKPGYGRNYLIPQGFAVLATGSNKKILAENIKQAAHKAEKIKTEAENIAAKLEALTLEIKAKIGESGKIFGKVTTLQISDALATQGIDIDRKKISINGPVDGAGEFTAEVDLHREVKTNVKFNVSGE, encoded by the coding sequence ATAAGAATGACTTGGTAGATGTAAAACCAGGGTACGGAAGAAACTACCTGATCCCTCAGGGTTTCGCAGTACTAGCCACTGGTTCTAACAAGAAAATTCTTGCTGAGAATATCAAGCAGGCTGCTCACAAAGCAGAAAAGATTAAAACTGAAGCTGAGAACATCGCTGCAAAACTTGAGGCTCTTACATTGGAGATCAAAGCGAAAATAGGTGAATCAGGTAAAATCTTCGGTAAAGTAACTACTCTTCAGATTTCTGATGCACTTGCAACTCAGGGTATAGACATCGACAGAAAGAAAATTTCTATCAATGGACCGGTAGATGGTGCAGGTGAATTTACAGCTGAAGTTGATCTTCACAGAGAAGTGAAAACTAACGTTAAATTCAACGTATCTGGAGAATAA